ccccacctcccaggcttccAGGGCCCGGCGTGGGCAACATCTCCCTCCTATCCCCAGACTCACATAGTGTCTGTCTTCACTCTCGTTGTAGGCCAGCCTCACCACACCGTAGGCACCCTGCAGACAGGCATCGGTCAGCCCTACCTGGACAGGGCAACCCCTCCCAGGACCAGCTCAGGAGGTGGGGAGCCCGAGCAGCTCTGGTATCTCCTGCACCCCATCTGCACCTCCCACCACCAGCTGGCTCATGAGCAAATATTATAGCAGACGGGGAGGGGACTCCTGTGCCCTGGTAACTGCCCCTGCTTGGCTCAACACGGCTCCATGCCTCCCTCAGTCCCTCCTTGTCAACTGTCAAGAACTCTGGGAGTCAGGAGTCAAGACTCAccttccaccccacccccccaccTGGGAACTTCCCCCAGGGCACGAAACTGTCCTCACCTCCAGGCTAGGACTtgcctggctctgcctcctgttCCCTCCCACACAGGAGAAGGAACAGCGCCAAGCAGAGGATCCCGAAGCCCCCACTGCTCTCAGCCCGCCCACTCCTACCTTGCCAATCTCACTCTGCAGCTTGTACTGGTTGAGCTGCACGCAGTCCTGTGGGGGAAGAGTGAGCACCAGGTTGAGCTGGGTCCAGAGGCAGCACTGCTCCTACCTCAGAGCCCGTTCAAGGTCCAATTCAGGCCACAGGCCCCTCATTCCCAGACCCCCAGGTCTCACCAAGCGTTTGAGTTTGGATGGGGAAGCTGGTGGTGCCATCGCCCCCGTATGTGATGAGAAGATGTGGCTCATGTTTGAAAACATGGATGGTGACGCCACGGCTGTGCTGTGTTCCCCAGATGCAGTGGTGAAGGGAAAACGCTAATTCCTGTCTGGATTCTGGAGTCTGGGAGACCCCAATCCACGAGAAACCCATGAGCAACTATTTCCAGAAGCAGCTGAATGAGAAGGTCTAGACTCCAAGGACAAGATGAGGAGCCCTGGGCACAGAGGCTGAGAGCCTGGGTTCAGGCACAGAGAGCTCAGCCCCTCACATCCGTAGACTGCTCAGAACCTGAGTGCACTTTCAGAACTAAGTGGCAAGAACGCCAGCTGAAGCCCAGAGGCTGGAGCCAGGCTGGCCGTTTCTGAGGCAGAGCAGACTCTAGGAGGCAGAATTAGAGGCGAGGGATGCAAGCTGGGGAAGAGTCGGGGGGTAGGGGGAACATAGCCTCTATCCTCACATCTCTAAGAAGACTACACAGGGGACCAGGGCGAGACCTATTTCCCAGGCCTAGGCTGGGAGTGGGAATAGCAGGACTTAGAGAACACAGCCTTTGGCTCAGCTGCAGCTCCCCTGGTTGGGAAGAGGCTATACTGTTAGGTAGTGATCTCCCCAGCTCTGAGGGTATGCAAACCAAAGCTAGATAGCTGTGTGGCACAGACAGGGGCAGAAAGAGTCTTCATTGCAGTCCACTGAGGGGCTCACGAACAACCCCTCGTGCTGCCCCACCAACCTCTGCATCTGAGATGGCCACGTGGTGGGACTCGATGGTGGGCCTCCGCCAGGCCCGGGGGGAGATGTGGCTGGCAGGCCCCGTGGCATAAGGCCCAGCCTGCGCCTCCAGATAACTTCCTGCCGGCCGCTCCTGTAGGGAAAGCTTCCTGGCTGAGAGGCTAGGCCGGGCTGGGAGCAGTCTCGAAGTACTGCCAGGGATCACAGAGGCAGCTCTGGCCCGTGGCGGAGGGTCCACACCGTTTCTAGTAGGCTCTGGGCCACCATCTGCCTCTTCCAAGTGGGTCACGTCGATGGCTGCCACCCGTTCCACCAGCTCTGCCCGAGGATCCTGGCAGCAGACAGCTGGACCCCCCTCCATTGCTTCAGTTAAGGGGGGTCTTCTGCGTAGCCTTGTTGGGAAGCTGAGAAAGGAGGGCAGAGAAGGCTTCACTCCTGTGTGTCAGGCTGGCTACCGGGTAAGGTAGCCACAGCCCTGTGGGTCCCACCTCCACGCCTTTGCCCTGGATGTTCCCTCTACCGGGATTGCCAACACCCAGACTCAAGTCTGTCCCTATGAACTGAATGAATTCACATTGCTTCTGCTGAATGCCAGCCCCCTAGGCCTCAGTATCCCTGCTGGTAACAGAGGCAGTCACTTCTGCCTGCCGGCTTCACAGGGAAGCAGAGAGAATCTGATACTCTGGAGTCAGGACAGACAGGGGCAGAAGCCTGGAGGCCCAGCAGCACTGGAAGGGGCAGAACCCAGGGTCAGCTCAGCCCCAGAACAGCATGCAGCCCTGTGAGTCATGAGTCCCAACCCTTGACAGCCAAGCACTCCAACACTGCCTCCTGGAAGCTGAGCTAGACACTAGTAACTCAGAAGCCTTGCTGATGCTTCAGACCCACctgcctcctccagggagccctcCTTGATGTTTCAGCCTCCTACCCCCATCCCTCTCACTGCTTCCAGGAAGACTTCCCTGGGGTTCCCAACTCCAGCCAGCCCTGCCTCATTGACATCCGTCAAAGCAAGGGGATGGGCcccgtgcggtggctcacgcctgtaatcccagcactttgggaggccgaggtgggcggatcacctgaggtcaggagttcgagaccagcctggccaacatggcaaaaccctgtctctactaaaactacaaaaattagccgggcgtggtggcatgcacctgtaatcccatctactcgggaggctgaggcaggagaatcacttgaagccagcaggtggaggttgcagtgagctgagattgcaccactgcactccagcctaggcaacagagcaagactccgtctcaaaaaaaagaaggcaagggGATTGGAATGAGGGGAATGAGGGTGAAACAGGGCCTGACATCCCCTGAGACCATGTTCTCAAAGTCACTGTGTGGTGGCTGCAACGTCAGGGAGGTGACCCCCAGCCCTCATCTTCAGCCATGACCCTGAGCTACATCCTGACTCCGGACTGAACCCTGACACTCCGCCTGAGACCTCCATCTCTGTTCCAGGCTTGTAGAGCGCTGGCCATGCCCAACCTGGTGCCCCTCCCCCTGCTTGCGCTAGACTCTGCATCCTCTCAGGAGAAGGAAGTGAGTGAACTCCTGATCCTCCATCCTTCCTGTCTGCTGGTAACTTCCTCCGTACCCACACAGCGACTGAGAACAGGGATCTCAGGGAGACCCAGAGTGCGCATGGTGAAGGGCCTGCTCCACCCCTCATTCCCCATCCCTTTGCTTTGACAGATGTCAGTGAGGCAGGGCTGGCTGGAGTCCACTGGCCGCTGAGGAGCCAGGGCTGGGTTCCAGTCCTGCCTGCTGACCTACCAGGGGCTGTAGACAAGCTCCTTCCCAACTCTGAGCCCCAGTCTCCCGACTTGTCCTGTGGATCTCCTGCCTTCCCAGATTTCCCAGGCTCACAGCAGGGTTTGGAGGTAGACCGAGGGTAAGGGTGAGGTCCAGACCCCCTGTGCCTGGTATGCAGTGTGTTGAATGAGTGGGAGCCTGGAGGTGGTGGGGGCTGGTGCTGacatggagaaaggaagagagaaggctCCACACTGGGAACAGGAAAAGGCACGGAAGCTGGAACCCAGAGGAGTGAGAGGGAGTTGGTGAGGCTGGAGTATCAAGGAGGCCTCCCTGGAGGAGGTGAAGGAGGTGAGGAGGCTGAGTGAGGGTAGAGTATCAGGGACGCCTTCCTGGAAGAGGGGGCGGGAGACAGTGAGTGTGGCTGTGACACAAGGAGGCctccctggaggaggtgagaAGAGACAGTGAATGGGGCTGAGACATAGGGAGGCCTCCCTGCAGGAGGTGAGAGGCTGTGGCATAGGGAGGCCTCCCTGCAGGAGGTGAGAGGCTGTGGCATAGGGAGGCCTCCCTGCAGGAGGTGAGAGGGACAGTGAGTGGGGCTGGAGCTTCGGGGAGAGCTTGGAAACCAGACGGCATAGCGAGGAGGAAGCCAAAGCTGGGAACACCCTCCAGGCCCCGCCAGGCTCCTCCCAGCAGGTGGCCCACCCCTCTGCCCCGTCCGCTCACTCCACAAGCCATGTTTTTCCCTCCCGaatgtaagtttcatgagattaGGGCTCTCATCTGCCTTGTCTCCAAAAGATCACCAGCGCCTGGCGTGTGATAGGAACgcgataaatatttgttgaataaatgagtggtTGCCATAGTGATCGTTACAGCCCTGTCCCCATTAGACAGATGAGAAAGCAGCCGCAGAGACGCAACCCCATCAAGCCTCAGGCCCCAGCACACATAAGAGAATGAACTCCAGGGCTGGGAGCTCCTGCTCTTTGGCCCTAGGCAGGGCAGAAGCCATAGGCTGCCCGGGCCCATAAAATTTGCATATTTCCTAAAGGTTGCCATTCCAGCAAAAGGCCATCCTCCTTTACCCTTGAACACCTTTCCCTACTTTTCTTAGATAGGTAGAGGGAGGCCCAGCGGGTGGGGATGGGCCCGGAGTCACCCAGCAAGTCAGGGCAGAAGGGCTTCCTGTTCCAGCCTGAGCCCTGTTACCCGGTTTGGCGCCCAGGCTCTGAAGCCAGGCAGCCAGGCAGCCAGGCAGCACCCTTTCCTGGCGGGGAGCCCGTGAGCAGGTGGCCTCGCCTCTGTGTCTTGGGTTTTCCTCACCCGCAAAATGGGGTTCTAGTGGGTCTCACCTCACGCACGTGCTGAGATGCTGAGGAGGGAGTGCGCGTAAGGCACTCAGAACAGGGCCGGCCACAAAGGAGGCACCGTAAAAGTGAGTTGTTGTGGTGCTGTCGCTGTTGTGATTGCTGGGACACGCTGTGGCCCAGATGGATGCGCGGGCGGGCGGAAGGCGGCTGCGAGGGCTGACGTCAGGctctccgtccctccctcccgcCTGGATCAAATTCAGGTGACTAAGCGTGTCTGCGAGGGAGGCGGCCGCCGGGGAAGGCCCAAGGTTCTTGCCGCGTGTCCGGGAGACAGGGCCTGGCGCCCCGGCCGCGCGTCTGCACAGGAGGGAATATGTGCACACGGGCTGTGGGCCTGGGGTGgcggtgtgtgtctgtgtgtgttgtggtCCCCACACAGGAGCGCATCTGCATGGAGATGAAAACCTcggtgtgatgtgtgtgtgtgcaggtgtgctTATGTGCGTGTGTGCCTGCAGGTCTCTGTGTACATATGCCCAGGGTAGGGGGGTGACCTGTACCCCTGGGGGTCCTGGGAGCCTGATCCCAGAGCGCATATCTGGACTTTCCCCTGTAGTCACTAGGCCCACCAGCCTGGCACTGCCTGCTAGGCTGGGTTCTGTGCCCCAGGCAGAAACCCAAGCCCATCTGGGGGCTCACGCAGGGGGTGTCTCAAGGCCCTCCCCAAGCTCAGGCCTCAGTAGATACTTTGTAGAAAGTTAATTCAGTGGATAATTAGGGCCATGTGGGCAAACAGAAAGATGGACAGAGAGGCTGGGACCCAGGCCCATGGTACAGCAAGGATCCCTACGGGCCTGGGCACTGGCTTAGTCCTGTGGCCAAGAATGGCCAGACTCAAGCCCTCCCTCTTTGGGAAAAACGACTTCAGTCCCGTCCTCCCAGACTGGGGACCTGCTGCCTCGGACAAGTCATTGagcctcttggagcctcagtttcctaacaTGTGAATCAAACAGAGGGCCACCGTCCTGCCAACTCCCAGGGCGATGGGACGAACAGAATGAGGTGTGGACACAGGAGTAGTTTGTGCCAGAGCCCTGTTGGGCGGGGATGTGGCTGTGTCTAGAAGCATCCAAGAGAGCCTTGATGTACAAGGTCCAACCCCACCTCTGCCCCCGGCTCCAAGATGGCCTGGCACATACCCACCACCCAGGTTTCTTCTCCCAGGCTGTGCCCCACCCCCCAAGTGTCTGGCCACTCCCAAGGAATGTGGGTCCCTGGCTCCAGACGCCCGCTTGGCCTGGCTTCCTCCTCAGGACATGCCCCATCCAGCTGTATCCCTCAAAGGAGTCCCAGAGCAGGGCAGAGCAGGCAGACCCTGCTGCCACCCACGTGGGTTCGAGCAGCTCCGCCTGGGAGGACTTCAGGCCCTGGTCAGGCCTCATGCTGAGCTCTGGAGGGCCGCTGTGAACCCCAGTGCCAGGCCGAGGCAGAGGACCAGCTATGTCCAGGCAAGGGGATGGACAGCCCTTACCAGCAGAGGACCGAACAGAAGGGAAAGCCGCAGAGGTGGCGGCCCCCCAGGCCAGACACAGAAGGTGGTCCTCACATCCCTGGGCCGCCTCACTGGAGCCGTGTTTATGATCCTGACGAGTGTCTGGATGGCTCTGGCAACGGGTGCCCTCCGCAGCTCCCGCCCCCACCCAGGATGACTCAGTCCCCTTGAGGGAGGCCCAGGCATCTGGTGCCAAGTCATGCTTGACGACTCCTGCTGTGAGGACGCCCGCTCCCACCATCCTTGGGGAGCCCCCAAGCACTGATGCGGGCTCTTGCCTGACTCAGCACAATTACCCCCAGTGCATCGTCCTGGCCCACCCACAGAGGCTGATGGTCCTCAGGCCTCATCCTGTGCCCCTGCTCATCCTCCACACCAGGTCTGTGCCTCCAGCCCCACTCTTTCCAGCTAGCTGCCGCCTGCCCCTCCGTGTTCCCGAGCAGCTCAGATCCAACAGGGCCCAGATTCAACTCAGCATCTTCCCCAAACCTGCTCATCCTCCGTCTCCATTGCAAGATGGGTACCACATCCTCCCCATTCTTTTCTGACCCAGGCCAGCAATCCAGGAGCCGTCCTTGTCACTCGTCCTTTCCCTGTTGCCCATCCTCACTCCCCACAACCCCACACTTActctccactccagccacacCACAGCTTCCCAAACTGCAGACTCTGTCCTGCTGCCAGGCCTCTGTACAAGCTGTGCTTCTGCCAGGAACACACGTTCCTCTCCTCTGCAGCCTGGAGGACAGCTCAGCCATTGCCTCTTCTGAGAGCCCTCCCTGATCTCCCCACTACCAGCTGGGTGAACTCACAAGCCGAACCCCTTAGAAGTCCAGATTCCGACTACTGCTTCGTTCCCCGCCACATGGGTCTTCCCTGACTCCAGGCTCACACCTCCACCTCACCCTACCCCATCCTCCACACCAGTCGCTAGAGGGAGGATTTCCAACATGCAAATGTGGTTACAGTTCTCCCAGACCCGGCCTTCCAGGAACTTGGAATGTCAGGGACAGAGGAGCAGAAGTGGCCTCAGATTGGGGATAAAGGGGGGGGGGTCACAGGCTAGGAAGCCGCCAGGGACATGGACATCTGGGATACAAGCACAAATAGTCACAGCGCACCTACTGCCTGCCAGGCTCTGTGCAAGCCTGTGTGGGGAGACACAGCAGTGAACCAAAAAGACCAAGTCTCTGCTCTCATATCGTTTAATTTCTCGTGGAGGCAAGGAGCAACGACCAAGAAAGCCAGTGATTCAGATACGATATGTCAAGTGGTACATACTGTGAAGAAAAGTACAGCAGAGTAAGAAGGATCGAGAGAAAGGGGCTGGGAGATGCTGCTGCTAACAGTGTGGTTCAGGAAGGCCTTTTGGGTGCAGGATTGGAGCAGACACCTGAAGGAAGCAAGGGGGAGGAGGCGGTATAGCTATCTGGGGAAGGGCATCTCAGGCGCAGGGACCAGCAGGTGCAAACGCCATGGGGGGACAGTGCTTGATCTGTAAGAAGAACAGCAGGGAGGCTGAGTGGCTGGTGTGGAGTCTTCCCCACGTAAGCGGCACCTGACAGCAAGAGGAGTTACGTCTGGAGAGAAAGGCCCCTCATTCACTGTGCTGGCCTCAGggatggcttcctggaggaggtggcacctGAGCTCTCTTCTGAGCACTCAGCAGGATTTCAGGACTGACGAGGAGAGGATGGAACTTCACACTATGCGTAGCAGAGTCATTTCCTGGCTGGGACTCAGGGCTTGGTTTGGGGGTAAAGGTAGCTTGGTGGACAGAGCCCAGGAGGCCCCCAAaggcaggtggaggttgtgagCAGGGGAGTGCCTCAGTTAGGTGAGGTTTAAAACGACTCCCGTGGCTGCTGTGAGGACTGACGGTGGGAGACCTAGGAGGAGGCGAAGGGTCCCCAGAGTGTGTGCGCCTGGGACACAGTGGAGGGTCAATTTGTATGTACTGGAGGAAAGAGGGCAGGGCTTGGGGCGGCCAGTGCCACTTCCCTGGGATCCTCCAGTGCACAAGCTGTGTGCCCCTCCCACACTCCTGTGCCCGCCCTGCAGACACCACCAAGATGAGGTCCTggggcctgtgacacagccttcTCTGCACAGCCCTGCAACGCCCTCAAGACTTGAGCACACCCCCTCCCCTGACAGGCACACGCCCGTGTCCGCGTGACCCGCCCTCACACACCACTCCATCCTGTCCTGCACCCCCCACGCAGACACAGGCACACTCCCGCGTCCACGTGACACACGCACACCCGCCTCCAAACAGCACACGCAGGTCCCCGCGCACGTggacaccccccccccccagccaCCAGCCCTGCGCCTCCCGGGCCTCGAAGCTGCGGCGCCCGCCTCTGCCGCCCCCTCTCGCCCCAGCCAAGGCAGGACCCAGCGCAGCCAGAAccgcgcgccgccgccgccccaTTCATCTCCCACCCCGCCCCCGGCTCCTGCAGGAAGACGCTCCGGAGGGCCGTGGGAGGAGCGCTCCGCGGAGAACCGCACGTGGGTGCCCCGGGCCGGGCCCACTCAGCACAGACGCGGCCTCCACCAGGAGCCGGGCGCGGGGGACGGTGCACCCGGGATGGATGCGGTCGGCAGACAGAAGCGGGGAAGAACGCAGACGGCGGGGCGCCCGCGGCGATGCGGTCCCGGCGGCCGGCGCAGACCCGAGCAGACTCCCCGAGGCACCCCGCAGACCCGGCCCCGCAGACAGAAGGGGAAGGATCCCCTCCCTGACCAGATCCCGGCTCCCTCGTAGACGCGGCCTCGCAGACCCCCCGCCTCTCCCTTGCAAGCTCGGGGCAGGTGTTAAGGCGTTCGTCCTCCCGCTCCGAGCCCGCGTCCCCTCCCCGCCGATCCCTACCTGGGCGCCGGGCGACAGTCTCCGCGGCCCGGCGGGCGGCCCCGCTcgctccccgccccgccccaccgcCTAGCTGGGGCCCAGATCGCCGAGCTCAGCCCGCGGGCGCCGCGGCTCCGGGCAGCGCTCGCTGCCCCGCCCACCGCCGCGCCCGGCTCGCGCTCATTGGTCGAGGCGAACGGCCCCGCCAGCGCCGCCCAATCGGAGCCCGGGACTCCCGCCCCCTCCTGGACTAAGGGTCCGCGGCGGGCGACGCCGGAGGGGCCCTCCCTGCCCTGCGGCGGGACCGATCTCGCCACGCCCCCGGTGTCCTGGGGTCCTCGAAGTCCCTCCGGGCCGCGGCGCGGGCCCTTCACCCGGGCCTGCAGGGGACGGTGCTTCCCCGCCAAACCCTTTGCACCCCCATCCCGGTCTGCGGGAGCCAGAGCGCCCCTCCCTCCCGGGCGAGGCGCGGTGCGTGCGAGGGAGGGGCGAGGCCCGGGGAGGAAGGCCTTGAACGGCAGGCCCAGGAGTGTAGCTTCTGCAGGGCGGGGGCAGGGAGCCGAGAGGTGGCTTAGCATAGAGTGAAGTGGTTGCTCGGTGAGCAGGCGACAGGAATGGCCTAGCGGGGGCCGAGGGAATGGAGGGAAGTCAGCAGGACATGGTGACCTTCGCCGTGGCTGTTCCTAGGGACTCTGCCCCCACCTCTTCCCCTAATGCCTCTGCGTGTGAATCTTCTGGCACTACCACTTGCCCCATATCCTTCCCCCAAACCTGATCTCCTGTGTCCCTGTCTCGAAGTGGAGCCAGGAGCCTGGGAGTCACCTGCAGCCTCCCTGTTTCCTGCTCCAACCAGTCCATCTCCAGGCCCTGCCATGCTGCCTCTTAACTATACCTGGAATCGGCCCTCTCCTGTCCACCCCACTTCCCCTCCCTTAGCTCAGGCTACCACCATCTTGTCCCTGATTGCTGCAGAAGCCTCCTGCCTGGCTTCCAGCCTCATCCAGTCTCACCTCCTACTAGCCTTTCCCTACCTGGCAGCCAGAGCAAGTTTTCAGGAGCACGAGTCCACCCAGAGGCATTTCCTGTGGCTCCCCCTGAGAATAGGTCTAATCAAGCCCTGTAGAACCTTACTCCCAGCCACCTGCCTGTTTAATGCCTACTCATCTTTCAGGGCTCAATTCAATCTTGCTTCTGCCCAGAAACCTTCTCCATGACCTCCCCACTTCCCAGCATGGGTTAGTCGCCCCACCCAGGTACTTCCTTGGCATCTGGTACCTGCCTGTTCCTCATCGGGACTGGGAGCTCCTCGATGGCAAGCACCGTGCCTGATTCGTCCAGCACACAGCCTGTCACATGGCATAGGTGCTCAAtggatgtttgttgaatgaataattccAGCAATTTCTGGGTGTGGCTTTTGACCTCATGGTTCAGGATAGCAGCTAGAGCTCCAGCAATCACATACGCATTCCGGGCAGTGGAGTGGAGAAAAGGATGAAGAAGAGGGCAGAGGGTCTGCACCAGCTCTCTTTTCAGGAAAGTTCTCAGAAGTTGCCACATGGCACTTTCACATACACCACTCGAGCTTACTCATGTGACCAGACCCAACTGCaagaggaagctgggaaatgcAGCTTCCATTCTGGGCAGCCACACGCCCAACCGAGAACCACGGACTGAATTGCTACAGGGAGAACAGATACCCGGACTCTACCATTGAGAGGGTGGAAAGATTGAGGGGCAGAGCTCGACTGTATGCCAGGCGCTCTTTACAGGTCTGTCCTCAACCCTACTAAAAACTATTATTgtccaggtgcagtagctcatgcctgtaatcccagcactttggaaggctgaggtggcgtctcatttgagcccaggagttcgagaccagcctggaccacatagtgaaactgtgtctctatttaaaaaaaaaaatgctgttattATCCTTAACTCACAGAGGAGGCTTGGAGAGTTAAGCCGCTTCCCCCAAGGGCACACAGTGAGCTGTGGCAGAGCTGCAATAGAAACTTGTCTTTTCCTTGCAAACCAGACAGGCTGGAAAGTCAGGAAAGGGTGTGTTCTAGGAGCTACTGGAAGGAAATCTTTCGACAAGGAGGGCTTGGACAACAATGTCAGATTCTGTTAGGCCAAGCAGGATATGGGGCCCAAGTGTCTGCTTAGACTTGGCAACCAGGACACTGCCAGTGACCTTGGCAAGGGCACCTAGGAGAAGTGGTTGGGGTGGAGGCCAACTGCAGAGGAAAGTGTGGACTGGTCTTTCtggaaaggttgcagtgaggggagagtGGGCAGAGCTGCTGGGGAACCTGGgccaggaggaggcagaagagggGAACAGATATAGGGGTGTGAGAACGGAGGTGGCTTCTGCTGGTCAGCCTCTGGGCTGGGTGGTGAGGCTGAATACAGAGGAGGGGCTCTTTTCTGCTCACTCGGAAGGGAAGGGGGTAGGAAGTGCAAAAGCAGGTGTGTCTGGAGAAAGAAGGGGGTGTGGAAGAGGAAGCTCCAGTCTTATAAAATCTAAGTGATGGATCTTGGTTGGGGAAGAGAGCAGAAGGCCAAGGCCCTGAGGGAGATGGCAGGGGCTGGCCTGTGTTGTCCAGTCcagtagccactagtcacatgtaactatttaaattaattaaaagtaaattgggcagtcatggtggctcccacctctaat
The Papio anubis isolate 15944 chromosome 17, Panubis1.0, whole genome shotgun sequence genome window above contains:
- the CAMKK1 gene encoding calcium/calmodulin-dependent protein kinase kinase 1 isoform X2; amino-acid sequence: MRSGIRLPGPPGVQVTPLPWAYVHRDLQAHTHISTPAHTHITPRFSSPCRCAPVWGPQHTQTHTATPGPQPVCTYSLLCRRAAGAPGPVSRTRGKNLGPSPAAASLADTLSHLNLIQAGGRDGEPDVSPRSRLPPARASIWATACPSNHNSDSTTTTHFYGASFVAGPVLSALRALPPQHLSTCVSFPTRLRRRPPLTEAMEGGPAVCCQDPRAELVERVAAIDVTHLEEADGGPEPTRNGVDPPPRARAASVIPGSTSRLLPARPSLSARKLSLQERPAGSYLEAQAGPYATGPASHISPRAWRRPTIESHHVAISDAEDCVQLNQYKLQSEIGKGAYGVVRLAYNESEDRHYAMKVLSKKKLLKQYGFPRRPPPRGSQAAQGGPAKQLLPLERVYQEIAILKKLDHVNVVKLIEVLDDPAEDNLYLVFDLLRKGPVMEVPCDKPFSEEQARLYLRDVILGLEYLHFQKIVHRDIKPSNLLLGDDGHVKIADFGVSNQFEGNDAQLSSTAGTPAFMAPEAISDSGQSFSGKALDVWATGVTLYCFVYGKCPFIDDFILALHRKIKNEPVVFPEEPEISEELKDLILKMLDKNPETRIGVPDIKLHPWVTKNGEEPLPSEEEHCSVVEVTEEEVKNSVRLIPSWTTVILVKSMLRKRSFGNPFEPQARREERSMSAPGNLLVKEGCGEGGKSPELPGVQEDETAS